A single region of the Sphingobium sp. TKS genome encodes:
- a CDS encoding TniQ family protein codes for MRGQEIEPLAFRVKPLPEECFESWLRRLAERHDTTSKALFHHLGIDAALAGRDLASLTAGVPEQRQVMVERLAWATMVPEEAVVGTFVGCGKADLLPRALRSIGCAQCWHEWLVAGEPWRIERSWILRVATCCQTHMLLLTDLRGIMALGRVNVARRLLEERVERTRADMARFTFVKTRLTWSWTLSREHVRGLRPRTEIVSPRYRATLVGNHFHYAPARHLLLAAVHSTEGLEAGQLEQIFRFATRPARVASPVRVRRGVKPKLSDLMTTIARIGLRQLERKRRMLDAVGQQLERAKRNYVFVYSRNMALKSRVALAREVRLRRAAASAGAETLTQTCLRGFQEALSYLKESGMADDAVLVGHCGGDPWAGCHGDVDLLRARLKERFADPLFRIPLDLAGYHPGNRWE; via the coding sequence ATGAGGGGGCAGGAAATCGAACCGTTGGCATTTCGGGTCAAACCGCTGCCCGAAGAATGTTTCGAATCCTGGTTGCGGCGCTTGGCTGAGCGTCATGACACCACCTCCAAAGCACTGTTTCACCATCTCGGGATCGACGCGGCTCTGGCCGGTCGTGACCTGGCCTCCTTGACCGCTGGCGTGCCGGAGCAGCGTCAAGTCATGGTTGAACGGCTGGCTTGGGCGACGATGGTACCCGAGGAGGCGGTTGTCGGGACGTTCGTGGGCTGCGGGAAGGCCGATCTCTTGCCACGGGCGCTGCGCTCGATTGGCTGCGCCCAGTGCTGGCATGAATGGCTGGTAGCCGGCGAGCCATGGCGGATCGAGCGGAGCTGGATTTTGCGCGTGGCGACCTGCTGCCAAACCCATATGTTGTTGCTGACCGATTTGCGGGGGATCATGGCGCTGGGACGCGTCAACGTCGCGCGGAGGTTGCTGGAGGAAAGGGTCGAGCGAACCCGCGCGGACATGGCGCGGTTTACTTTCGTCAAAACGCGTCTGACCTGGAGTTGGACCCTTTCGCGCGAGCATGTTCGCGGTCTTCGCCCCCGGACCGAGATCGTTTCGCCGCGCTATCGGGCGACGCTGGTCGGCAACCACTTCCATTATGCGCCTGCGCGCCACCTGCTCCTGGCGGCCGTCCACAGCACCGAAGGATTGGAAGCCGGGCAGTTGGAGCAGATTTTCCGCTTCGCGACGCGGCCCGCGCGCGTCGCGTCACCCGTCCGGGTGCGCCGCGGGGTCAAACCCAAATTATCGGACCTGATGACGACGATCGCAAGGATTGGCCTGCGGCAGCTTGAGCGAAAGCGACGGATGCTGGACGCGGTCGGCCAGCAATTGGAGCGAGCCAAGCGGAACTACGTTTTTGTGTATTCGCGGAATATGGCGCTCAAGTCGCGTGTGGCGCTGGCGCGTGAGGTGCGCCTCCGTCGCGCGGCCGCCAGTGCCGGGGCTGAGACGCTGACGCAGACCTGCTTGCGCGGTTTCCAGGAGGCGCTGTCCTATCTGAAAGAATCCGGGATGGCAGATGATGCGGTCCTGGTCGGGCATTGCGGCGGCGATCCATGGGCGGGCTGCCACGGTGACGTCGATCTTCTGCGGGCGCGGCTCA
- a CDS encoding TniB family NTP-binding protein, giving the protein MSAADTAPLSAPSSAFWIDFAEARDAVETIVDVAHDDPEERPTCIVLTGQSGMGKTSILRETQRRLAEAFPEPASWGEARYQPMLRTVIPSSPTSLKINLALLWKQGWPIRSNTHKTADLKVVDLLAEQGTRLVAIDNVHVMLTASGVARRDTLDAFRFLMSAGNVPLVVAGLEVARQIFADDVELAYRSIMLQLPLWAPGEPSQRLIRALARGMGMVEPDHLAEPAFAERIWRESGGVTGNFKRILRWSGKVAKRHDRALVTQDDISQALQFFTPYSPE; this is encoded by the coding sequence ATGAGCGCCGCTGATACAGCGCCTTTGTCGGCACCATCCTCCGCATTCTGGATCGATTTTGCCGAAGCCCGCGACGCCGTCGAGACGATTGTCGACGTTGCCCATGACGATCCCGAGGAACGCCCAACCTGCATCGTGCTCACCGGCCAGTCCGGCATGGGCAAGACCTCGATCCTGCGCGAAACCCAGCGGCGCCTGGCCGAGGCATTTCCTGAGCCAGCCAGTTGGGGCGAGGCGCGGTATCAGCCCATGCTACGGACGGTCATTCCCTCGAGCCCGACCTCGCTGAAGATCAACCTCGCCTTGCTCTGGAAACAGGGCTGGCCGATCCGCTCGAACACGCACAAAACCGCCGATCTGAAGGTGGTGGATCTGCTTGCCGAACAGGGTACGAGGCTGGTTGCGATCGACAATGTTCACGTGATGCTGACGGCCAGCGGCGTCGCGCGCCGCGACACGCTTGATGCGTTCCGTTTCCTGATGAGCGCGGGCAATGTGCCCCTGGTCGTGGCGGGCCTCGAAGTCGCCCGGCAGATCTTTGCCGACGATGTCGAACTGGCGTACCGCTCGATCATGCTCCAATTGCCGTTATGGGCGCCAGGCGAACCCTCGCAGCGCCTGATCAGGGCGTTGGCCCGCGGGATGGGAATGGTAGAACCCGATCATCTGGCCGAACCGGCTTTTGCCGAGCGCATTTGGCGCGAAAGCGGCGGGGTCACCGGGAATTTCAAGCGGATCCTGCGCTGGTCTGGAAAGGTCGCCAAACGGCACGACCGTGCGCTGGTGACGCAAGACGATATCAGCCAGGCCTTGCAGTTCTTTACGCCCTACAGCCCGGAATGA